From Variovorax sp. PMC12, the proteins below share one genomic window:
- a CDS encoding aromatic ring-hydroxylating dioxygenase subunit alpha: MISAEQNDFITRVGPDAPAGKLLRRYWQPVALADELAGPRPVKPVKLMGQDFVLFRDESGQLGMLDRDCPHRGADLAFGRLENGGLRCAFHGWLFDAKGNCLETPAEPATSKLCSRIKQSAYPVVEKAGTIFAYIGEGEPPAFPDFDCFVAPDSHTFAFKGLFECNWLQALEVGIDPAHASYLHRFFEDEDTSGSYGKQFRGASADSDMPITKVLREYDRPDISVEPTDYGFRLKALRKLSEDTTHVRVTNVVFPQAFVIPMSAEMTISQWHVPVDDTHCYWYAIFTSFTGPVDKQQMRDQRLKLYELPDYTSRKNKRNDYGYSIEEQLTETYTGMGDDINVHDQWAVESQGAIQDRTREHLGSTDKGIVAYRRLLVKAIEATLAGESAPMLIDAEQASAMTGPPSIDGIGRNVSDEAATEAYWQEADRARRMKSDWASARLAA, from the coding sequence ATGATCAGCGCCGAGCAGAACGATTTCATCACCCGCGTCGGACCCGACGCTCCCGCCGGCAAGCTGCTGCGCCGCTACTGGCAGCCGGTGGCACTGGCCGACGAGCTCGCCGGCCCGCGACCGGTGAAGCCGGTGAAGCTCATGGGGCAGGACTTCGTCCTGTTCCGTGACGAAAGCGGCCAGCTCGGCATGCTCGACCGCGACTGCCCGCACCGCGGCGCCGACCTCGCCTTCGGCCGGCTCGAGAACGGCGGCCTGCGCTGCGCCTTCCACGGCTGGCTGTTCGACGCCAAGGGCAACTGCCTCGAAACCCCCGCCGAGCCCGCCACCAGCAAGCTGTGCAGCCGCATCAAGCAGTCGGCCTATCCGGTGGTCGAGAAGGCCGGAACGATCTTCGCGTACATCGGCGAGGGCGAGCCCCCCGCGTTTCCCGACTTCGACTGCTTCGTCGCGCCCGACAGCCACACCTTCGCGTTCAAGGGCCTGTTCGAGTGCAACTGGCTGCAGGCGCTCGAAGTGGGCATCGACCCCGCGCACGCCTCGTACCTGCACCGCTTCTTCGAGGACGAGGACACCTCCGGCAGCTACGGCAAGCAATTCCGCGGGGCTTCGGCCGACTCCGACATGCCCATCACCAAGGTGCTGCGCGAGTACGACCGCCCCGACATCAGCGTCGAGCCGACCGACTACGGCTTCCGCCTGAAGGCGCTGCGCAAGCTGAGCGAAGACACCACCCACGTGCGCGTGACCAACGTGGTGTTCCCGCAGGCCTTCGTGATTCCGATGAGCGCCGAGATGACCATCTCGCAATGGCACGTGCCCGTGGACGACACGCACTGCTACTGGTATGCCATCTTCACCAGCTTCACCGGCCCGGTCGACAAGCAGCAGATGCGAGACCAGCGCCTGAAGCTCTACGAGCTGCCCGACTACACCTCGCGCAAGAACAAGCGCAACGACTACGGCTACAGCATCGAAGAGCAGCTGACCGAGACCTACACCGGCATGGGCGACGACATCAACGTGCACGACCAGTGGGCGGTGGAGTCGCAGGGCGCCATCCAGGACCGCACGCGCGAGCACCTCGGCAGCACCGACAAGGGCATCGTCGCCTATCGCCGCCTGCTGGTGAAGGCCATCGAGGCCACGCTGGCCGGCGAAAGCGCGCCGATGCTCATCGACGCCGAACAGGCCAGCGCGATGACCGGGCCGCCCTCCATCGACGGCATCGGCCGCAACGTCAGCGACGAAGCCGCTACCGAGGCCTACTGGCAGGAGGCCGACCGGGCACGCCGGATGAAGTCCGACTGGGCCTCGGCACGGCTCGCCGCCTGA
- a CDS encoding GntR family transcriptional regulator codes for MDSQQSRVLVQLRDMILKGEFVPGERLAEIPLAEKLEASRTPVRLALASLEHEGLIEQSPSGGYQMRRFTSQEVADAIRVRGVIEGFAARLLAEDGAPRQLLRDLKDCLDAGDRAVNKPSMDLDDYAAYVEMNDRFHKLILEGCGNLALKRVMDMLGGQPFAAPSAMLPMQSSMEEGQQWMRQAHRTHHAMVQAIERGQGSRAQALGEEHVEIARMNLDYALERPELAAELMPGIRLVSKGRNT; via the coding sequence ATGGACTCCCAACAATCCCGCGTCCTCGTGCAGTTGCGCGACATGATCCTCAAGGGCGAATTCGTGCCCGGAGAGCGGCTGGCCGAGATCCCGCTGGCCGAGAAGCTCGAGGCATCGCGCACCCCGGTGCGGCTGGCGCTGGCCAGCCTGGAGCACGAAGGGCTGATCGAGCAGTCGCCTTCCGGCGGCTACCAGATGCGCCGCTTCACCTCCCAGGAAGTGGCCGACGCCATCCGCGTGCGCGGCGTGATCGAAGGCTTTGCCGCCCGCCTGCTGGCCGAGGACGGCGCGCCGCGCCAGCTGCTGCGCGACCTCAAGGATTGCCTGGACGCCGGCGACCGCGCGGTCAACAAGCCCAGCATGGATCTGGACGACTACGCGGCCTACGTCGAAATGAACGACCGCTTCCACAAGCTGATCCTCGAAGGCTGCGGCAACCTCGCGCTCAAGCGGGTGATGGACATGCTCGGCGGCCAGCCATTCGCCGCGCCCAGCGCGATGCTGCCGATGCAGTCGTCGATGGAAGAGGGCCAGCAGTGGATGCGCCAAGCGCACCGCACGCACCACGCGATGGTGCAGGCCATCGAACGCGGACAGGGCTCGCGTGCCCAGGCGCTGGGCGAGGAGCACGTCGAAATCGCGCGCATGAATCTCGACTACGCGCTGGAACGGCCCGAGCTGGCGGCCGAGCTGATGCCGGGGATCCGGCTTGTCTCCAAGGGGCGCAACACCTGA